In Alkaliphilus flagellatus, one DNA window encodes the following:
- the rapZ gene encoding RNase adapter RapZ: MRFVIITGLSGAGKSQAVKYLEDFGFYCIDNLPPTLIPKFAELCHQSQGALDKVALVIDIRGGMFFDDLFTSLESLEALGYKYEILFLDASDNALIKRFKETRRNHPLSGDGSISKGISLEREKLKELKARANNIIDTTNLRPAQLKDELTNIYVEGNESNNLIISIVSFGFKHGVPLDADLVFDVRFLPNPFYIEELRNFTGNDTKVREYVMNSPVSVEFSNKLNDMISFLIPQYIKEGKNQLVIAIGCTGGMHRSVTIAHVLYNYLKEKGYRVLMNHRDSSLSVGRKG; the protein is encoded by the coding sequence ATGAGATTTGTAATAATCACAGGCTTATCTGGAGCTGGAAAAAGTCAGGCAGTTAAATATTTGGAAGACTTCGGCTTTTATTGTATAGATAATTTACCTCCTACTTTAATTCCTAAATTCGCAGAGTTATGCCATCAGTCTCAAGGTGCTCTTGATAAGGTGGCATTAGTTATAGATATTCGAGGTGGTATGTTTTTTGATGACCTTTTTACTAGTTTAGAAAGTTTGGAAGCATTAGGCTATAAATACGAGATTTTATTTTTAGATGCTAGCGATAATGCTTTAATTAAGAGGTTTAAGGAGACAAGAAGAAATCACCCCTTATCAGGAGACGGATCTATTTCGAAAGGCATTTCTCTAGAAAGAGAAAAACTTAAGGAACTTAAGGCAAGGGCAAATAATATTATAGATACTACAAATCTTAGACCAGCTCAGCTTAAAGATGAATTAACGAATATTTATGTTGAAGGCAATGAGTCGAACAATTTAATTATCTCCATTGTATCATTTGGGTTTAAACATGGGGTACCATTAGATGCAGACTTGGTTTTCGATGTTAGGTTTTTGCCAAACCCATTTTATATTGAAGAGCTTAGAAATTTTACAGGTAATGATACAAAAGTTAGAGAATATGTTATGAATTCTCCTGTTAGTGTGGAGTTTTCCAATAAATTAAATGATATGATTAGCTTTTTAATTCCACAATATATAAAAGAAGGTAAAAATCAATTAGTTATTGCTATTGGATGTACAGGAGGAATGCATAGATCAGTTACTATTGCCCATGTACTTTATAATTATCTAAAAGAAAAAGGATATAGAGTGCTTATGAATCACCGAGATTCAAGTTTATCTGTAGGAAGGAAAGGATAG
- a CDS encoding gluconeogenesis factor YvcK family protein, translated as MKLIHWLKPGLKIKRWVLCGLIGVFLIAISISYYLFELNLLFNNWLRILLGIVGLIILFFSLRQGVISILDLVYHPPTLTGKNDGSKLDKKIYDKKILARGPKIVVIGGGTGLSVLLRGLKLFTSNITAIVTVADDGGGSGKLREDLGMLPPGDIRNCILALADMEPTMEQLLQYRFEEGNLKGQSFGNLLIASMNGISGNFEEAIKKISDVLAVTGKVLPVTLRNITLYAKLKNGTVVKGESNIPVKSLEENSPIEKVFIKPKEAETIKEAIDAIEDADIVLLGPGSLYTSVIPNLLVKNIKESLNKTKALKVYITNVMTQPGETTGYTVYSYVNALLNHWPDGSIDYVIANTGMINNIISQKYETEGAEVTKLTQEDRDKLNDMGIKLITEDLIDIKKDYVRHDAIKLSKIIINLVLQWKVANDRNRIIDYFYIRELIKKIY; from the coding sequence ATGAAACTGATTCATTGGCTAAAACCAGGCTTAAAAATTAAAAGATGGGTATTATGTGGACTGATAGGAGTATTTCTAATAGCTATATCTATATCCTATTATTTATTTGAACTTAATTTGCTATTTAATAATTGGCTTAGAATATTATTGGGTATAGTAGGACTGATTATATTGTTTTTTTCCTTAAGACAAGGAGTTATTTCAATTTTAGACCTAGTATATCATCCACCTACATTAACAGGGAAAAACGATGGTAGTAAGCTAGATAAAAAAATATATGATAAAAAGATTTTGGCTCGCGGACCTAAAATTGTTGTGATTGGTGGAGGGACAGGACTTTCAGTTTTACTTAGAGGATTGAAACTTTTTACGTCTAATATTACAGCTATTGTTACTGTTGCTGATGATGGTGGTGGTTCTGGAAAGCTAAGGGAGGATTTAGGTATGCTTCCTCCAGGTGATATTAGAAACTGTATACTGGCTTTGGCAGACATGGAACCTACTATGGAACAACTTTTGCAATATAGATTTGAAGAAGGAAATTTAAAAGGTCAAAGTTTTGGAAATCTACTCATTGCATCTATGAATGGTATAAGTGGTAATTTCGAAGAAGCTATTAAGAAAATAAGCGATGTTTTAGCAGTAACGGGGAAGGTTTTACCTGTTACCCTTAGAAATATTACATTGTATGCTAAGCTTAAAAATGGAACGGTTGTTAAGGGAGAGTCCAATATACCCGTAAAAAGTCTAGAGGAAAATAGCCCTATAGAAAAAGTTTTTATTAAACCGAAGGAAGCAGAAACTATTAAAGAAGCGATAGATGCTATTGAAGATGCTGATATAGTTCTATTGGGTCCAGGAAGTCTATATACCAGTGTTATACCTAATTTACTTGTAAAGAATATTAAAGAAAGCTTAAACAAGACTAAGGCACTTAAAGTGTATATTACTAATGTAATGACTCAGCCAGGAGAAACTACTGGCTACACCGTATATTCATATGTAAATGCATTGCTAAATCATTGGCCAGATGGCTCTATTGATTATGTAATAGCTAATACAGGTATGATTAATAACATCATTAGTCAAAAATATGAAACAGAAGGTGCAGAAGTTACTAAACTAACACAAGAAGATAGAGATAAACTAAATGATATGGGTATTAAATTAATTACAGAAGATTTAATAGACATAAAAAAGGATTATGTAAGACATGATGCAATAAAATTATCCAAGATTATTATTAATTTGGTACTACAGTGGAAAGTTGCAAATGATAGAAATCGTATAATAGATTATTTTTATATACGGGAACTTATAAAGAAAATTTACTAA
- a CDS encoding NUDIX hydrolase — MREEISAGGVVVFGNTILLLKKYNGDWVLPKGKVELDETFEQTATREVYEEASVKVEVIRYLGKIHYTYKNNWEDNNVINKTVHWFLMQSRSMDCIPLREEGFIDAKFIHMNRSVDLAKYDDEKEIIIKAIEEYNKTSQN, encoded by the coding sequence GTGCGTGAGGAAATAAGTGCTGGTGGTGTTGTTGTTTTTGGGAATACCATATTACTTTTGAAGAAATATAACGGCGACTGGGTACTTCCAAAGGGCAAGGTAGAACTAGACGAAACCTTTGAACAAACTGCTACCAGGGAAGTTTATGAAGAAGCTTCTGTTAAAGTAGAAGTAATTCGATATCTTGGTAAAATACATTATACCTATAAAAATAATTGGGAAGATAATAATGTTATTAACAAAACTGTTCATTGGTTTTTAATGCAATCTAGATCTATGGATTGTATACCTTTAAGAGAAGAAGGGTTTATTGATGCAAAATTTATTCATATGAATAGATCTGTTGATTTAGCGAAATATGATGATGAAAAAGAAATTATTATAAAGGCTATAGAAGAATATAATAAGACCTCACAGAATTAG
- the whiA gene encoding DNA-binding protein WhiA: MSFSAKTKGELARIYSDEPCCQLAELAALIRMCGTLQLVGGAQKLNIKLTTENPAIARKLFKLFKDIYKIHIEVMVRRNPRLRKNNHYLMVVTHNMGSKMILEDIEILKKDTSSFDISYGAPVGLLEKRCCKRAYLRGAFLGGGSVSDPEKTYHLEFVTHSSDHSESLKDLINSFQLNAKIVERKGNYVVYLKEGDQVVDLLNIIEAHSALLDLENVRIYKQMRNDVNRIVNCETANLSKIVDAAIRQIENIQYIKDTVGLGYLPVNLRDIAELRLEYQEASLKELGEMLNPTIGKSGVNHRLRKIDEIATKLQEGKK; encoded by the coding sequence ATGTCATTTTCAGCCAAGACTAAGGGCGAGCTTGCTAGAATTTATTCTGATGAACCTTGCTGTCAATTAGCCGAATTAGCAGCTTTAATTAGGATGTGTGGTACTCTACAGTTAGTAGGAGGAGCACAAAAATTAAATATTAAATTAACTACAGAGAATCCAGCAATTGCAAGAAAGTTATTTAAATTATTTAAAGATATATATAAAATACATATTGAAGTAATGGTAAGAAGAAATCCTAGATTAAGAAAGAACAATCATTATCTGATGGTTGTTACGCATAATATGGGTAGTAAGATGATTTTAGAAGATATTGAGATTTTAAAAAAGGATACTAGTTCCTTTGATATCTCCTATGGAGCTCCTGTTGGTTTGCTAGAAAAAAGATGCTGTAAGAGAGCATATTTACGTGGAGCATTTTTAGGTGGAGGCTCTGTTAGCGATCCAGAAAAAACCTATCATTTAGAGTTCGTAACTCATAGCTCAGATCATAGCGAGTCTTTAAAAGATCTAATAAATAGCTTTCAGTTAAATGCAAAGATAGTAGAACGTAAGGGAAATTATGTAGTTTATTTAAAAGAAGGAGATCAAGTAGTAGACCTATTGAATATTATAGAAGCCCATAGTGCCCTACTAGATTTAGAAAATGTAAGAATTTATAAACAGATGAGAAATGATGTAAATCGTATTGTTAATTGTGAGACAGCTAACTTAAGTAAAATAGTAGATGCGGCTATTAGACAAATTGAAAATATACAATACATTAAGGATACAGTAGGATTGGGATATTTACCTGTAAACTTACGAGATATTGCAGAGCTTAGGTTAGAATATCAAGAGGCTAGCTTAAAGGAATTAGGTGAGATGTTAAATCCAACTATCGGAAAATCAGGAGTAAACCATCGTCTTAGAAAAATAGATGAAATAGCCACCAAACTACAAGAAGGTAAGAAGTAA
- a CDS encoding urocanate hydratase — MINNIDISNAMTIKLDNVLPEMPKFIEGIRRAPDRGFKLSKEQTETALKNALRYVPEELHETLAPEFLEELMTMGRIYGYRFRPEGHIKGRPIHEYKGNCIEGKAFQVMIDNNLDFDVALYPYELVTYGETGSVFQNWMQYRLIKKYLEVMTDHQTLVIESGHPLGLFRSKPDSPRVIITNALMIGMFDNLNDWEIAEQMGVANYGQMTAGGWMYIGPQGIVHGTFNTLLNAGRLKFGMGPDEDLKGKLFISSGLGGMSGAQPKAMEIANGVSIIAEVDYSRIRTRHDQGWVNRYSADLEEIFNIAKEYLDKKEPISIAYHGNIVDLLDYVVKNNIKVELLSDQTSCHAVYDGGYCPQGLNFDERTEMLKKDREQFKNRVDETLRTHFKLIKTLVERGTYFFDYGNSFMKAIYDAGVKEISKNGVDEKDGFIFPSYVEDIMGPELFDYGYGPFRWVCLSGNHEDLIKTDKAAMDCIDPNRRGQDRDNYVWIRDAEQNKLVVGTQARILYQDAMGRTKIALKFNEMVRNREVGPIMLGRDHHDVSGTDSPFRETANIKDGSNVMADMATQCFAGNAARGMSLIALHNGGGVGIGKSINGGFGMVLDGSERVDNILKSAMPWDVMGGVARRAWARNENSITTSMEYNKNNEGTDHITIPYIPKEELVKNLVESAFAKK; from the coding sequence TTGATTAATAATATTGATATCTCAAATGCAATGACTATTAAGCTAGATAATGTACTTCCAGAAATGCCTAAATTCATTGAAGGTATTAGAAGGGCACCAGATAGGGGATTTAAATTAAGTAAAGAGCAGACAGAAACTGCCCTTAAAAATGCTCTAAGATATGTGCCAGAAGAGTTACATGAAACTTTAGCACCAGAGTTTTTAGAGGAACTTATGACAATGGGAAGAATCTATGGATATAGATTCAGACCAGAAGGACATATAAAGGGAAGACCTATACATGAATATAAGGGGAACTGTATAGAAGGTAAAGCTTTTCAAGTAATGATAGATAATAATTTAGATTTTGATGTAGCCCTTTATCCATACGAGCTAGTAACCTATGGAGAGACAGGAAGTGTATTTCAAAATTGGATGCAATATAGATTAATTAAAAAATATTTAGAGGTAATGACAGATCATCAAACCTTAGTGATTGAGTCCGGACATCCATTAGGACTATTCAGATCAAAGCCAGACAGTCCTAGAGTTATAATTACAAATGCTTTAATGATAGGAATGTTCGATAACCTGAATGATTGGGAAATAGCAGAGCAAATGGGAGTAGCTAACTATGGACAAATGACAGCTGGAGGATGGATGTACATTGGTCCTCAAGGAATTGTACATGGAACCTTTAATACATTGTTAAATGCAGGAAGATTAAAGTTTGGTATGGGACCTGATGAGGATTTAAAAGGAAAGCTTTTCATAAGCTCAGGACTTGGAGGAATGAGTGGTGCTCAACCTAAGGCCATGGAAATAGCAAACGGTGTTTCTATTATTGCTGAAGTTGATTATTCAAGAATAAGGACAAGACATGACCAAGGATGGGTAAATCGATATTCAGCAGATTTAGAAGAAATATTTAATATTGCGAAAGAATATTTAGATAAGAAGGAACCAATTTCAATCGCTTATCATGGCAATATTGTAGATTTATTAGATTATGTTGTTAAAAATAATATAAAAGTAGAGCTTCTATCAGATCAAACCTCTTGCCATGCTGTTTATGATGGCGGATATTGTCCACAAGGACTAAACTTTGATGAGAGAACAGAAATGCTTAAAAAAGATAGAGAACAATTTAAAAATCGAGTAGATGAAACCTTAAGAACCCATTTTAAACTTATTAAAACCTTAGTAGAAAGAGGAACTTATTTCTTTGACTATGGTAATTCATTTATGAAGGCTATATATGATGCAGGAGTAAAGGAAATTTCTAAAAATGGAGTAGATGAAAAAGACGGCTTTATTTTCCCATCCTATGTTGAGGATATTATGGGACCAGAGTTATTTGACTATGGATATGGGCCTTTCCGTTGGGTTTGTTTAAGTGGAAACCATGAAGACTTAATTAAGACAGATAAAGCTGCAATGGACTGTATTGATCCAAATAGAAGAGGTCAGGATAGAGATAACTATGTATGGATTAGAGATGCAGAACAAAATAAATTGGTAGTAGGAACCCAGGCAAGAATACTCTATCAAGATGCTATGGGAAGAACAAAGATAGCATTGAAGTTTAATGAGATGGTACGAAATAGAGAAGTAGGCCCTATTATGCTAGGTAGAGATCACCACGATGTTAGTGGTACAGACTCTCCATTTAGAGAGACAGCTAATATTAAAGATGGAAGCAATGTTATGGCAGATATGGCTACCCAATGCTTTGCTGGAAATGCTGCAAGGGGTATGAGCTTAATAGCACTGCATAACGGTGGTGGAGTAGGTATTGGTAAATCTATTAATGGTGGTTTTGGAATGGTACTAGATGGAAGTGAGAGGGTGGATAACATATTAAAGTCTGCCATGCCATGGGACGTAATGGGTGGAGTGGCAAGAAGAGCCTGGGCAAGAAATGAAAATTCAATTACTACCAGTATGGAGTATAATAAAAATAATGAAGGAACTGATCATATTACTATACCTTATATACCTAAGGAAGAATTGGTTAAAAATTTAGTTGAATCTGCTTTTGCAAAAAAGTAA
- the ftcD gene encoding glutamate formimidoyltransferase produces the protein MSNVKKIVQCVPNFSEGRDLEKIERIINPFRGKEGVKLLDYSNDFDHNRAVVTVVGEPEAVKAAVIEAMGIAIKEIDMTKHEGQHPRMGAIDVVPFIPIKNMTMEEAVELAKEVGKEAWEKHKLPIFLYEKAASSPARENLATVRKGQFEGMAEKVKDPDWAPDFGENNIHPTAGITAVGARMPLVAFNVNIDTPNIEIANKIAKNVRHLTGGLRYCKGIGIDLKERGIVQVSMNMTDYTKTALYRAFELIKIEARRYGVNVVGSEIIGLLPMEALIDTAVYYLGVEDFSMDQVLESRMME, from the coding sequence ATGAGCAATGTAAAAAAGATAGTTCAATGTGTACCTAATTTTAGTGAGGGAAGAGATTTAGAAAAAATAGAAAGAATAATAAATCCTTTTAGAGGTAAAGAAGGAGTTAAACTTTTAGACTATAGTAATGACTTTGACCACAATAGGGCAGTCGTTACTGTAGTAGGTGAGCCGGAAGCTGTAAAGGCAGCTGTTATTGAGGCCATGGGGATAGCAATTAAGGAGATAGATATGACAAAGCACGAAGGTCAGCACCCTAGAATGGGAGCTATAGATGTTGTGCCGTTTATTCCTATTAAAAATATGACCATGGAGGAAGCTGTTGAACTGGCAAAGGAAGTAGGCAAAGAAGCTTGGGAGAAGCACAAGCTACCAATTTTCCTTTATGAGAAGGCCGCTTCAAGCCCTGCTAGAGAAAACTTAGCTACTGTTAGAAAAGGACAGTTTGAAGGTATGGCTGAAAAGGTTAAAGATCCAGACTGGGCACCAGACTTTGGAGAAAACAATATACATCCAACCGCAGGTATAACTGCTGTGGGAGCTAGAATGCCACTAGTAGCATTTAATGTTAATATAGACACTCCAAATATAGAAATTGCGAACAAAATTGCTAAAAATGTAAGACATTTAACTGGAGGACTTAGATATTGTAAAGGTATAGGTATAGACCTAAAGGAACGTGGAATTGTTCAAGTTTCCATGAATATGACTGATTATACAAAAACTGCATTATATCGTGCATTTGAGCTTATTAAAATAGAGGCTAGACGCTATGGCGTAAATGTAGTTGGAAGTGAAATAATAGGATTGTTACCAATGGAAGCTTTGATAGACACAGCAGTTTACTATTTAGGTGTAGAAGACTTTTCAATGGATCAGGTACTTGAGTCTAGGATGATGGAATAG